A stretch of Pristiophorus japonicus isolate sPriJap1 chromosome 12, sPriJap1.hap1, whole genome shotgun sequence DNA encodes these proteins:
- the LOC139277324 gene encoding zinc finger protein ZXDC, translating into MESQGPRPSPARSLSLGQRPKPEPSPEQQRLPHSPSAGGEPPAQYSLVLGAAAAEPPADIFVLFNLTAAEAGPGLELEPEPGPGRRPSASPPPPAPEAAAKIFYLSPGPARPGFGEAAGGEADYPGLLLDHQPPGAVSSAAGGPGNLIVHIENGLLIVAEEEAPSPASQTQTQPGPGLTCPGSLGLECGSGPPSGAPSSAAALLEAGDVGVALGPAPFPCPELGCRQAFDKKQRLRLHLLSHGQRPFRCTAAGCEWAFATAYKLKRHLLSHGKLRPFGCPAERCGKRFTTVYNLRAHIKAHARQPAFACDLCSQPFATALKLSGHRRAHCQPQRPFHCDFPGCEKTFITISALGSHNRSHFRDQELFTCSFPGCDKRYDKACRLKIHLRSHTGERPFICDFDGCGWSFTCMSKLLRHKRTHEDDRRFVCPVDGCGKSFTRAEHLKGHSITHLGTRPFVCPVEDCEARFSARSSLYIHSKKHLEDADKVKSRCPLPNCSKLFNSKHSIKTHMMKQHNISPDLFSQLEMTGSLTPSSELTSPSQGDLSSVDIASLFTAVPVHPAGISPDMSLVSSGILTIDAASVGSTLGGAVSVSSAAMAQPADPLVVAAVDMSHAMDGALGLAAGVLQPSALSLEGVQAVSAEALGALSSLSMRAAGGCQELPCLASSGALTPSSSLGGSHVPELLTPTKMEQHVLSVSDVMSQQEGGKVVTQFVFSSLNSPTATFSTQKELELNMVSGCTFLESGGSARTDYRAIQLAKKRKQKGVGGNPESSNCAGQRKKASRSQSTTSASVSQNSRFGNVGMPAGGLSIRDPTTGAHYVQTQLLQDEPSGDGELAFQLTAQSSTSHSQLTVDLPVNILQEPHPSADDDSTSNSQFTGSTINLQDLE; encoded by the exons ATGGAAAGCCAGGGTCCGCGGCCTAGCCCGGCCCGGAGCCTGAGCCTGGGGCAGCGGCCGAAGCCGGAGCCCAGCCCCGAGCAGCAGCGCCTCCCCCACTCCCCGTCCGCCGGCGGCGAGCCGCCCGCCCAATATTCGCTGGTGCTGGGCGCTGCCGCCGCCGAGCCGCCGGCCGACATTTTCGTCCTTTTCAACCTGACGGCGGCGGAGGCCGGGCCGGGGCTGGAGTTGGAGCCGGAGCCGGGCCCGGGGCGCCGGCCCTCGGCCTCTCCTCCCCCGCCAGCCCCCGAGGCCGCCGCCAAGATCTTTTACCTGAGCCCGGGCCCGGCGCGGCCTGGGTTTGGCGAGGCGGCGGGAGGAGAGGCCGACTACCCGGGCCTGCTGCTCGACCACCAGCCGCCCGGGGCCGTGTCCTCTGCCGCCGGGGGGCCCGGCAACCTGATCGTCCACATCGAGAACGGCCTGCTGATCGTGGCCGAGGAGGAAGCGCCGAGCCCGGCCTCGCAAACCCAGACGCAACCCGGCCCCGGCCTAACTTGCCCGGGAAGCCTGGGCCTCGAGTGCGGATCTGGGCCGCCTTCTGGCGCTCCTTCGTCGGCCGCTGCGCTACTCGAGGCCGGGGATGTGGGGGTCGCGCTAGGCCCGGCCCCTTTCCCCTGCCCCGAGCTGGGCTGCCGCCAGGCCTTCGACAAGAAGCAGCGGCTGCGGCTCCACCTGCTGTCCCACGGCCAGCGGCCCTTCCGCTGCACGGCGGCCGGCTGCGAGTGGGCCTTCGCCACGGCCTACAAGCTCAAGCGGCACCTGCTGTCGCACGGCAAGCTGCGGCCCTTCGGCTGCCCGGCCGAGCGCTGCGGCAAGCGCTTCACCACCGTCTACAACCTGCGGGCCCACATCAAGGCACACGCCCGCCAGCCTGCCTTCGCCTGCGACCTGTGCTCGCAGCCCTTCGCCACCGCCCTCAAGCTCAGCGGCCACCGCCGGGCCCACTGCCAACCCCAGCGGCCCTTCCACTGCGACTTCcccg GGTGCGAGAAGACGTTCATTACCATCAGTGCCCTCGGGTCTCACAACCGTTCCCATTTCCGGGATCAGGAGCTCTTCACCTGCTCTTTCCCGGGCTGCGACAAGCGTTACGACAAAGCCTGCCGCTTGAAGATCCACCTGAGAAGCCACACCG GTGAAAGGCCCTTTATCTGTGACTTCGATGGCTGTGGCTGGTCGTTCACCTGCATGTCAAAGTTACTACGACACAAAAG GACCCATGAGGATGACCGAAGGTTCGTCTGTCCTGTGGACGGCTGTGGAAAATCGTTCACCAGGGCGGAGCACCTGAAAGGCCACAGCATCACTCACCTTGGCACCAGGCCATTTGTGTGTCCTGTCGAAG ATTGCGAAGCTCGATTCTCGGCACGTAGCAGCCTGTACATCCATTCCAAGAAGCACCTGGAAGATGCGGACAAGGTGAAATCACGCTGCCCCCTCCCCAATTGCAGCAAACTCTTCAACTCGAAGCACAGCATCAAGACTCACATGATGAAGCAGCACAATATCAGCCCTG atCTGTTCTCCCAGTTGGAGATGACGGGCTCCTTGACCCCGAGCAGCGAGCTGACCAGTCCGAGCCAGGGCGACCTCAGCAGCGTGGACATCGCCTCGCTTTTCACCGCCGTTCCCGTCCATCCGGCCGGCATCTCGCCGGACATGTCGCTCGTAAGCTCGGGAATCCTGACCATCGACGCCGCCTCCGTGGGCTCCACGCTGGGCGGGGCGGTCTCCGTCAGCAGCGCCGCCATGGCGCAGCCGGCCGACCCTCTGGTCGTGGCCGCGGTGGACATGTCTCATGCCATGGACGGCGCACTGGGCCTCGCTGCCGGCGTCCTGCAGCCGAGCGCTCTGAGCCTGGAGGGCGTGCAGGCGGTGAGCGCGGAGGCGCTGGGTGCCCTGAGCTCCCTGTCCATGCGGGCCGCTGGCGGCTGCCAGGAGCTGCCGTGCCTGGCCTCCAGTGGAGCCCTGACCCCTTCCAGCAGCCTGGGTGGCAGCCACGTGCCCGAACTGCTGACCCCAACCAAGATGGAGCAGCATGTGCTGAGCGTGTCCGACGTGATGAGCCAGCAGGAGGGCGGCAAGGTGGTCACTCAGTTTGTCTTCTCCAGTTTGAACTCCCCGACTGCCACCTTCAGCACACAGAAAGAGCTGGAGTTAAACATGGTGTCCGGCTGCACCTTTCTG GAAAGCGGGGGATCGGCAAGGACGGATTACAGGGCGATACAGCTTGCTAAGAAGAGGAAACAAAAAGGAGTTGGGGGAAACCCAG AGAGTTCCAATTGTGCTGGCCAACGGAAGAAAGCCAGCAGAAGTCAGTCCACGACATCGGCCTCTGTGAGCCAGAACAGTCGGTTCGGAAATGTTGGAATGCCTGCTGGTGGCCTGTCTATCCGCGACCCAACTACAGGGGCTCACTACGTCCAGACACAGCTGTTGCAG GATGAACCATCGGGGGATGGGGAACTGGCCTTCCAGCTCACGGCGCAATCTTCAACGTCCCATTCTCAGCTCACTGTTGATCTTCCCGTCAACATCCTGCAG GAGCCTCACCCGTCGGCAGATGATGACAGCACGAGCAATTCCCAGTTTACAGGGAGCACTATAAATCTGCAGGACTTGGAGTAG